The following are encoded together in the Cohaesibacter gelatinilyticus genome:
- a CDS encoding CBS domain-containing protein: protein MAPISYQGPRAHEKEQESHSQDPTLAFEKAKSQTTVAHILDDKGVTVYTITETTSIAAACADLSIKRIGVLPVIDGQGNLVGVLSERDIIRSMSNCDGEEGVQALMADQVQNIMTPAPITCTPDDKVSTIMEIMTEKRFRHMPVLQGGMLCGLVSITDLVNSRLIELELETLKIKQLMVG from the coding sequence ATGGCGCCAATTTCCTATCAAGGGCCAAGAGCACACGAAAAAGAACAGGAAAGTCATTCCCAGGATCCGACACTTGCCTTTGAGAAAGCCAAATCTCAGACCACGGTTGCTCATATTCTCGATGATAAGGGTGTAACGGTTTATACCATTACCGAGACAACTTCCATTGCGGCGGCTTGTGCAGATCTTTCCATCAAGAGAATCGGTGTTTTGCCTGTGATTGATGGGCAGGGTAACCTGGTTGGCGTTCTGTCTGAGCGCGACATCATTCGGTCCATGTCCAATTGTGATGGGGAAGAAGGTGTTCAGGCGCTGATGGCGGATCAGGTGCAAAATATCATGACCCCTGCACCGATTACCTGCACGCCAGATGACAAAGTCAGCACCATCATGGAAATCATGACCGAGAAGCGATTCCGCCATATGCCGGTGCTTCAAGGCGGAATGTTGTGCGGTCTGGTGTCGATTACCGATCTGGTGAACAGCCGTTTGATTGAACTGGAACTGGAGACCCTGAAGATCAAGCAATTGATGGTGGGCTAA
- a CDS encoding pseudouridine-5'-phosphate glycosidase has translation MTDTNSSLPMTFSADVKQALDAGKPVVALESTIITHGMPYPANVETAVAVEDIIRAEGATPATIAILDGVIHVGLEKEQLEALAQRTDVMKLSRADLAFALATGRTGSTTVAATMICAHRAGISVFATGGVGGVHRGAEETFDISADLQELGQTPVMVVSAGVKALLDIPKTLEVLETLGVPVVGFETDEFPAFWSRQSGLPCPLRLDDPAKIAKFHQMRQTLGLDGGMMVANPVPETNEIPRNEMETDILEAIDEANRRNVTAKDVTPFVLSRIAELTHGRSLQTNIALVKNNARLSAKIAKALCV, from the coding sequence ATGACTGATACCAACTCTTCTCTCCCAATGACCTTTAGTGCTGATGTGAAGCAGGCACTAGATGCTGGCAAGCCTGTAGTGGCCCTGGAATCCACTATCATCACCCATGGTATGCCTTATCCGGCCAATGTTGAAACGGCAGTAGCGGTGGAAGACATCATCCGGGCGGAAGGAGCAACGCCTGCCACGATCGCCATACTTGATGGTGTGATCCATGTCGGTCTGGAAAAGGAGCAGTTGGAAGCTCTGGCACAGCGAACTGATGTGATGAAGCTCTCTCGTGCTGATCTGGCCTTTGCCTTGGCGACTGGACGGACGGGGTCTACTACCGTTGCTGCGACCATGATCTGCGCTCATCGTGCAGGCATTTCCGTTTTCGCGACTGGTGGTGTCGGTGGGGTGCATCGTGGTGCTGAAGAGACTTTTGATATTTCAGCTGATTTGCAGGAATTGGGTCAAACACCAGTGATGGTTGTGTCGGCTGGTGTGAAGGCGCTGCTGGATATCCCCAAGACCTTGGAAGTATTGGAGACACTTGGTGTGCCTGTCGTTGGCTTTGAGACCGACGAGTTTCCGGCATTCTGGTCTCGCCAAAGTGGACTTCCTTGTCCCTTGCGTCTGGATGATCCAGCCAAGATTGCCAAATTCCATCAAATGCGTCAGACGCTCGGTCTGGACGGAGGCATGATGGTTGCCAATCCTGTGCCGGAAACTAATGAAATCCCGCGTAATGAGATGGAAACGGATATTCTGGAAGCCATTGATGAAGCCAATCGTCGCAATGTGACAGCCAAGGATGTGACACCGTTTGTTCTGTCTCGCATTGCTGAACTCACCCATGGCCGTAGCTTGCAGACCAATATTGCATTGGTGAAGAATAATGCGCGTCTTTCTGCAAAAATTGCCAAGGCGTTGTGTGTGTAA
- a CDS encoding CoA-acylating methylmalonate-semialdehyde dehydrogenase yields the protein MTEVIGHFINGERVEGKSGRFADVYNPATGEVQAKVALATKDELDAAVAAAAKAQPAWAAQNPQKRARVMMKFVSLLNRDMDKLAEKLSSEHGKTFVDAKGDVQRGLEVIEVCCGAPHMLKGEFTDSAGPGIDMYSMRQALGVVAGITPFNFPAMIPLWKLGPALVCGNAMIMKPSERDPSVPMMLAELLKEAGLPDGILQVVNGDKESVDAILDNDTIQAVGFVGSTPIAHYIYHRAAENGKRAQCFGGAKNHMIIMPDADLDQAADALVGAGFGAAGERCMAISVAVPVGEETADKLIEKLVPRIEKLKVGPYTAGDDVDYGPVVTAAAKENILRLVETGVEQGAELVVDGRDFSLQGYENGFFVGPHLFDKVTTDMDIYKTEIFGPVLSCVRAKTYEEAIGHAMDHEYGNGTAIFTRDGDTARDFANRINIGMVGINVPIPVPLAYHTFGGWKKSGFGDLNQHGPDAFKFYTRTKTVTSRWPSGIKEGGEFSIPVME from the coding sequence ATGACGGAAGTAATCGGTCATTTCATCAATGGCGAGCGTGTGGAAGGTAAGTCCGGCCGCTTCGCTGATGTTTATAACCCTGCAACCGGTGAAGTTCAGGCCAAGGTTGCTCTGGCAACCAAAGACGAGCTGGACGCAGCTGTTGCAGCCGCTGCCAAAGCTCAACCTGCATGGGCTGCTCAGAACCCTCAGAAGCGCGCTCGCGTGATGATGAAGTTTGTGAGTCTGCTGAACCGTGACATGGACAAGTTGGCCGAGAAACTGTCTTCCGAGCATGGCAAAACTTTCGTCGACGCCAAAGGTGACGTTCAGCGTGGTCTGGAAGTGATCGAAGTTTGCTGTGGTGCTCCTCACATGCTCAAAGGTGAGTTCACTGACAGTGCTGGTCCTGGCATCGACATGTATTCCATGCGTCAGGCTCTGGGCGTTGTTGCCGGTATTACTCCGTTCAACTTTCCTGCCATGATCCCGCTTTGGAAACTTGGCCCTGCGCTTGTTTGCGGCAATGCGATGATCATGAAGCCTTCCGAGCGTGACCCATCCGTTCCCATGATGCTGGCTGAACTGCTGAAAGAAGCAGGTCTTCCAGATGGCATTTTGCAGGTTGTCAATGGTGACAAGGAAAGCGTTGATGCGATCCTCGACAACGACACCATTCAGGCTGTTGGTTTCGTGGGTTCTACCCCGATCGCTCATTACATCTATCATCGTGCAGCTGAAAACGGCAAACGTGCTCAGTGCTTCGGTGGCGCGAAAAACCACATGATCATCATGCCGGATGCTGATCTGGATCAGGCTGCAGATGCTCTGGTTGGTGCTGGCTTTGGCGCTGCTGGCGAACGCTGCATGGCGATTTCTGTTGCTGTGCCTGTTGGAGAAGAAACCGCTGACAAGCTGATCGAGAAGCTGGTTCCTCGCATCGAGAAGCTGAAAGTTGGCCCATACACCGCTGGTGATGATGTGGATTATGGTCCGGTTGTTACCGCCGCTGCCAAAGAAAACATTCTGCGTCTGGTAGAAACCGGTGTTGAACAGGGTGCTGAACTGGTTGTTGATGGTCGTGATTTCTCTCTGCAAGGTTATGAGAACGGCTTCTTCGTTGGTCCTCACCTGTTCGATAAAGTCACCACCGACATGGACATCTACAAGACCGAAATCTTCGGCCCAGTTCTGTCTTGTGTTCGTGCCAAAACCTATGAAGAAGCCATTGGTCATGCGATGGATCATGAATATGGTAACGGTACCGCGATCTTCACCCGTGATGGTGATACCGCGCGTGACTTTGCGAACCGCATCAATATCGGCATGGTTGGCATCAATGTGCCAATTCCTGTGCCGCTGGCTTACCACACTTTCGGTGGCTGGAAGAAATCCGGCTTTGGTGATTTGAACCAGCATGGTCCAGATGCGTTCAAATTCTACACCCGCACCAAGACTGTGACTTCCCGTTGGCCATCAGGCATCAAGGAAGGCGGCGAGTTCTCTATCCCTGTGATGGAATAA
- a CDS encoding LysR family transcriptional regulator → MNWDDVRIFLAVARAGQILQAARRLGVNHATVARRITALEDALKAKLLDRRTTGCILTPEGEEFLLAAERMEAEMTSVRANIGETNIDVSGVVRIGAPDGFGVAYLASRLDPLLDQYPDLTIQLVPVPQSFSIDRREADIVITVERPTHGRLVARKLVDYSLGFYASRSYVKQHGIPQSRDDLSSHRLIGYVEDLIFSQSLNYSAEMMKGERTQFECASALGQTEAVKAGLGIGILHGFMAREDPDLVEILPQRSIQRAYWAVYHESTRRLGRITAVSDYIYRLVEQEKHIFK, encoded by the coding sequence ATGAACTGGGATGACGTGCGAATTTTCCTTGCAGTTGCAAGGGCTGGACAGATTTTACAAGCGGCAAGGCGCCTGGGCGTCAACCATGCCACCGTGGCGCGGCGGATCACCGCACTGGAAGATGCCCTTAAGGCAAAACTCTTAGACAGACGTACCACCGGGTGTATTCTGACACCTGAGGGCGAGGAATTTCTGCTCGCGGCCGAACGCATGGAAGCAGAAATGACATCGGTCCGCGCCAATATTGGCGAAACCAATATTGATGTTTCCGGCGTAGTGCGCATTGGCGCGCCCGATGGCTTTGGCGTCGCCTATCTCGCCTCTCGTCTCGATCCATTACTGGATCAATATCCCGATTTGACCATTCAACTGGTCCCAGTCCCGCAAAGCTTTTCCATTGATCGACGTGAGGCTGACATCGTCATCACCGTGGAACGGCCAACCCACGGACGGCTGGTGGCCAGAAAGCTGGTAGATTATAGCCTTGGCTTTTATGCTTCGCGCTCCTATGTCAAACAGCACGGCATACCCCAATCTCGCGATGATCTCAGCTCGCACCGACTAATCGGCTATGTGGAAGATCTGATCTTCAGCCAATCCCTGAACTATTCTGCCGAAATGATGAAAGGTGAACGCACCCAATTTGAGTGCGCCTCTGCCTTGGGACAGACAGAGGCAGTAAAAGCGGGCCTTGGCATCGGCATTCTGCACGGTTTCATGGCACGTGAAGATCCAGATCTCGTCGAAATCCTACCACAACGCTCCATACAACGAGCCTACTGGGCTGTTTATCATGAAAGCACCCGTCGCTTGGGGCGCATCACAGCGGTCTCAGACTATATCTATCGGCTGGTTGAGCAGGAAAAACACATTTTCAAATAA
- a CDS encoding PfkB family carbohydrate kinase, with the protein MSQEKSPQFFVLGGAHMDQIGRASKRYEPGQSNPGSLVRSPGGVAGNIARGLAMLEWPVMLSTIVGDDSDGRFVTSQLEAKGIDTSLVITDGDRQTATYTAIEEPNGALVAGLAAMQIYDHYPLSHVEACLADLPEDCDLVADTNLPEEVLEELANNKGGRNLAVCAVSGPKANRVAGCLDKVDLLFCNEAEAAILAEEYAELDALPAILLELGVQHGVITKGGKGITAWKGEETWFLPAPPVRVRSTNGAGDCLAACILHGLTLHKTLSKALPYGLAGASLALMSEQAIPDMLNRMMLDNCLTDIPQS; encoded by the coding sequence ATGTCGCAAGAAAAGTCCCCCCAGTTTTTCGTGCTGGGTGGTGCCCATATGGACCAGATCGGACGGGCGTCCAAACGCTATGAACCTGGTCAGTCTAATCCCGGATCTCTGGTCCGAAGCCCTGGCGGAGTAGCAGGCAATATCGCGCGTGGCCTTGCCATGCTTGAATGGCCAGTCATGCTATCCACCATCGTTGGTGATGATAGCGATGGTCGTTTCGTGACCTCTCAACTCGAGGCCAAGGGCATTGATACCAGCCTCGTCATTACCGATGGTGATCGTCAGACGGCGACCTATACCGCTATTGAAGAGCCAAATGGTGCCTTGGTGGCCGGGCTGGCTGCCATGCAGATCTATGATCATTATCCGTTGTCTCATGTTGAAGCTTGTTTGGCAGATTTGCCGGAGGATTGCGATCTGGTGGCTGACACCAATCTGCCGGAAGAAGTGCTCGAAGAGTTGGCCAATAACAAGGGCGGGCGCAATCTGGCGGTTTGTGCAGTCTCTGGCCCCAAGGCCAATCGGGTGGCTGGATGCCTCGATAAGGTGGATCTGCTTTTTTGCAATGAGGCTGAAGCTGCAATCCTGGCGGAAGAATATGCCGAACTTGATGCCTTGCCTGCCATCCTTTTGGAATTGGGCGTGCAGCATGGCGTCATTACCAAAGGTGGCAAAGGCATCACTGCCTGGAAAGGTGAGGAGACCTGGTTTCTTCCCGCTCCTCCTGTTCGGGTTCGCTCCACCAATGGGGCAGGGGATTGTCTGGCTGCTTGTATTTTGCATGGCCTGACCTTGCATAAGACCTTGAGTAAGGCTTTGCCCTATGGTCTGGCCGGTGCCAGCCTTGCGCTGATGAGTGAGCAAGCCATCCCTGATATGCTCAATCGAATGATGCTGGATAATTGTCTGACTGATATCCCGCAATCCTGA